AATCAGACCTGGTGAAAAGCTTCATGAATCGATGATTATGGAAGATGATGCACGTCATACTGTTGAGTTTGATACATATTACGTCATTCAACCTGAGTTCCCATTTTGGTCTAAAAAGTTTGCTGAGGGTGGAAAAGCATTACCAAAGGGATTTGTTTATGCAAGTGATAATAATTCAGAATGGTTAACAATTGAGGAGTTAAGAGAATTAGCAGAGGAAATGGAATGATTGCTGTAATTTGCGGGGTACATTGGATGACATACGGTAAAGTACTTAATTGAACAAGGTAAGCAAGTAGGTGTTATGATAACTTAAGTACTGGCCATCGAGAATTTTTTCTACCCACAATTTCATATGTAAATGGTGATCTTGAAAATGAAAATAACTTAAATGAATTTTCAGTGATTATCGAAACATTTAAACGGTTTAAGAAAGTTTTAAAAACCTATTTTCAAAAGGTTTTAGAAAGATTGAATTTTTTGGATTGGTCACTTAAATGATTACGAATGGGAAACAAGTATATTTTATAGAACTGAAAATATACTAGGTATTTAGCTATAAGTTGAGAGGAAGGTCCCATTTGAAAAATAAAAGTATTTATCTGTATGGAACAGGTGATTATGGTAAGAAGTTAACAAAATATTAAATGAAAACAATTACAAAATAAAAGGCTATATAGATAAAAAATATACATTGTCTCAATTCGAAGACAAATCAATTTATGATATTAAACAAGTAATTAGTAATAATAATAGTTTTATCGCTGTTGCATCATCTTTTTATGAAGAAATATCTATATGGCTCATAAATATGGGGTTAATTGAGAATAAGGATTTTTGTAGTGGAGATTTCTTTATGCCAAACTACTACTCGAAAGTTACATATTCTCAATTTGGAGAAGATATTTTAATTGGAAGTATATTACATAAATTGAAATTTAAGGGCAAAGGGTTTTTTATAGATGTTGGTGCATATCATCCCTATAAATTTTCAAATACATATAAGTTTTATTTAGACGGTTGGTCAGGAATAAATATAGATCCTACACCATATAAAACGACACTATTTGATTTTTTTAGATCAAGAGACATTAAATTTAAATTTTGGAGTTT
Above is a genomic segment from Lysinibacillus sp. PLM2 containing:
- a CDS encoding hypothetical protein (frameshifted, insertion at around 982890, deletion at around 982981), yielding MPNYYSKVTYSQFGEDILIGSILHKLKFKGKGFFIDVGAYHPYKFSNTYKFYLDGWSGINIDPTPYKTTLFDFFRSRDIKFKFWSF